A genomic region of Blattabacterium cuenoti contains the following coding sequences:
- the ftsZ gene encoding cell division protein FtsZ has product MKKEDFIQKKENAQLEFPKNRSASIKVIGVGGGGSNALSHMFEQGITGVDFIACNTDAQALNNNPVPIKIQLGASITEGLGAGADPEVGEKAALESLEEIKSILDSNTKMTFITAGMGGGTGTGAAPIIAGISKEKGILTVGIVTIPFHFEGKMRLEQAQKGIEALRKNVDSLIVINNDKLRELYGNLGFKAGFSKADEVLTTAAKGIAEVITHHYKQNIDLRDTRTVLKESGTAVMGSAIAVGENRAKEAVVQALDSPLLNDNKITGAKNVLLLIVSGKIEITIDEIGIISDYIQAEAGNNANIIMGLGEDESFEESISVTIVATGFPTEIQRAINHEEKKIFHRLEEPYEQRLNKMEEIHSYSKRIDPFFSKTYSQSNHLEKFCYKNKKDDVLSKKKQNIFDQSINSNFFTEKKHKKYMLEDNFDLPISYNEKLFKNSFRKKENNTN; this is encoded by the coding sequence ATGAAAAAAGAAGATTTTATACAAAAAAAAGAAAACGCTCAATTGGAATTTCCAAAAAATCGTTCAGCTTCTATAAAAGTAATTGGAGTGGGAGGAGGAGGAAGTAATGCTTTAAGTCATATGTTTGAACAAGGAATTACAGGTGTTGATTTTATAGCATGTAATACGGATGCACAAGCATTAAATAATAATCCAGTTCCTATAAAAATTCAATTAGGAGCTTCGATTACAGAAGGGCTTGGTGCTGGAGCCGATCCAGAAGTTGGAGAAAAGGCTGCATTAGAAAGTTTAGAGGAAATAAAAAGTATTTTAGATTCTAACACAAAAATGACCTTTATTACAGCAGGAATGGGAGGTGGAACGGGAACTGGGGCCGCTCCAATTATTGCAGGGATTTCTAAAGAAAAAGGAATTCTTACTGTAGGAATCGTTACGATTCCATTTCATTTTGAAGGAAAAATGAGATTAGAACAAGCTCAAAAAGGAATAGAAGCATTAAGAAAAAATGTGGATTCTCTCATTGTGATTAATAATGATAAATTGAGAGAATTATATGGAAATTTAGGATTTAAAGCAGGCTTTTCAAAGGCAGATGAAGTTTTAACTACTGCAGCTAAAGGTATTGCTGAAGTCATCACTCATCATTATAAACAAAATATAGATTTAAGAGATACAAGAACCGTTTTAAAAGAAAGTGGAACCGCTGTTATGGGTTCTGCTATTGCTGTTGGAGAAAATAGAGCCAAGGAAGCTGTTGTACAGGCTTTAGATTCTCCATTATTAAATGATAATAAGATTACGGGAGCTAAAAATGTTCTTCTTCTTATTGTTTCAGGGAAAATAGAAATTACTATAGACGAAATAGGAATTATCAGTGATTATATACAAGCTGAGGCAGGGAACAACGCTAATATTATTATGGGACTAGGAGAAGACGAAAGTTTTGAAGAAAGTATTTCAGTTACTATAGTGGCTACGGGGTTTCCTACGGAAATACAACGGGCTATTAATCACGAAGAAAAAAAAATATTTCATAGGTTAGAAGAACCTTATGAACAAAGATTAAACAAAATGGAGGAAATCCATTCTTATTCTAAACGGATTGATCCTTTTTTTTCAAAAACTTATTCACAATCAAATCATTTAGAAAAATTTTGTTATAAAAATAAAAAAGATGATGTTTTATCGAAAAAAAAACAAAATATTTTTGATCAGTCTATCAATTCAAATTTTTTTACAGAAAAAAAACATAAAAAATATATGCTAGAAGATAATTTTGATCTTCCTATTTCATACAATGAAAAATTATTCAAAAATAGTTTTCGTAAAAAAGAAAATAATACAAATTAA
- the hisS gene encoding histidine--tRNA ligase: MFPNIPKGTRDFSSIEMRKRNFLIQTIRKQFELFGFVSIETPSIENISTLIGKYGEEGDSLIFKLLHSGDFLKNRILNFLKKINHDEKTDEKTVIKYITEYMSNKALRYDLTVPFVRYVVMHKNKIVFPFKRYQIQPVWRADKPQKGRWREFYQCDADMISFSWSLWEEIELIQLCDEIFTKLNFPIVIYINHRDILVGLFEMAGIENNLWNDFTISLDKWNKIGRNLVKKEMLDKGISSLSFDKVACFFDMTENFCNKKKHLTIALQNSEKGKKGIRDLSFIYKNINNISLQKTKLEWNLSLARGMNYYTGTIFEIVPLNNRSFISIGGGGRYDKLANLFGMNNIYGVGISLGLDRIYLAMEQENLFQTISSSPLKVLFIHFGNEEVLYAYKIIKFFRKEGISAQLYPNAEKIRKQFRYANDNNIPFVISIGKNEINQNKIKMKDLQKKTEKEYDNIDEVMNQLTKKL, from the coding sequence ATGTTTCCTAATATCCCCAAAGGAACCAGAGATTTTTCATCCATTGAGATGAGAAAACGAAATTTTTTAATTCAAACGATTCGAAAACAATTTGAACTTTTTGGTTTTGTTTCTATAGAAACTCCCTCTATTGAAAATATTTCTACTCTTATTGGAAAATATGGAGAAGAAGGAGATTCCTTAATTTTTAAATTGCTACATTCAGGTGATTTTTTAAAAAATAGAATTTTAAATTTTTTAAAAAAAATCAATCATGATGAAAAAACGGATGAAAAAACGGTTATAAAATATATTACTGAATATATGTCTAATAAAGCTCTTAGATATGATTTAACGGTTCCTTTTGTTCGTTATGTAGTGATGCATAAAAATAAAATCGTTTTTCCTTTTAAAAGATACCAAATACAACCTGTATGGCGTGCAGATAAACCTCAAAAAGGAAGATGGAGAGAATTTTATCAATGTGATGCGGATATGATATCATTCTCTTGGTCTTTATGGGAAGAAATAGAATTAATTCAACTTTGTGACGAAATTTTTACCAAATTAAATTTTCCTATCGTTATCTATATTAATCATAGAGATATATTAGTAGGATTATTTGAAATGGCTGGAATAGAAAATAATTTATGGAACGATTTTACTATATCTTTAGATAAATGGAATAAAATTGGACGAAATTTAGTCAAAAAAGAAATGCTTGACAAAGGAATTTCATCTTTATCATTTGATAAAGTGGCATGTTTTTTTGATATGACAGAAAATTTCTGCAATAAAAAAAAACATTTAACTATAGCCTTACAAAATTCTGAAAAAGGAAAAAAAGGAATACGAGATTTAAGTTTTATTTATAAGAATATAAATAATATTTCTTTACAAAAGACAAAATTGGAATGGAATCTTTCTTTAGCCAGAGGAATGAATTATTATACAGGTACAATATTCGAAATTGTTCCATTAAACAATCGGAGTTTTATTTCTATTGGAGGAGGAGGTAGGTATGATAAATTAGCTAATTTATTTGGAATGAACAATATTTATGGAGTAGGAATTTCTTTAGGTTTGGATAGAATTTATTTAGCAATGGAGCAAGAAAATTTATTTCAAACTATTTCTAGTTCCCCTTTAAAAGTTTTGTTTATTCATTTCGGAAATGAAGAAGTTTTATATGCATACAAAATAATAAAATTTTTTAGAAAGGAAGGAATTTCTGCTCAATTATATCCTAATGCGGAGAAAATAAGAAAACAATTTAGATATGCGAATGATAATAATATTCCATTTGTTATTAGTATAGGAAAAAATGAAATCAATCAAAATAAAATCAAGATGAAAGATCTTCAAAAAAAAACAGAAAAAGAATATGATAACATAGACGAGGTTATGAATCAATTAACGAAAAAATTATGA
- the pnuC gene encoding nicotinamide riboside transporter PnuC produces the protein MMNDWIDLLLSPYYHNSFFYIILEITAVSFTIFSVFFVQKNNAWGYPIGIISTIIYSYLTFKSSLYGNFILNLYYTLMSFYGWYAWRYKKEKDRKIPITFCNKKDYFYTSILFIFTCIFSMIVYFFYGKLQSNFDWMDILTTGIYFSGMYQMAMKKVENWIFWIVGNGISVPIYFFKGFVLTGILFIILVILAVVGFIIWKKKALNKIVS, from the coding sequence ATGATGAATGATTGGATAGATCTCCTTTTATCCCCCTATTATCATAATAGTTTTTTTTACATAATTTTGGAAATTACGGCTGTATCATTTACAATATTTAGTGTTTTTTTTGTTCAAAAAAATAATGCATGGGGATATCCAATAGGAATAATTAGCACTATTATATATAGTTATTTAACTTTTAAGAGTTCTCTTTATGGAAATTTTATTCTTAATTTGTATTACACATTGATGAGTTTTTATGGATGGTATGCATGGAGATATAAAAAGGAAAAAGATCGAAAAATACCTATTACTTTTTGCAATAAAAAAGATTATTTTTATACCTCTATTTTATTTATATTCACTTGTATTTTCAGTATGATCGTTTATTTTTTTTATGGAAAACTGCAATCTAATTTTGATTGGATGGATATACTGACAACGGGGATTTATTTTTCTGGTATGTATCAAATGGCCATGAAAAAAGTAGAAAATTGGATATTTTGGATAGTGGGAAACGGAATTTCCGTCCCTATTTATTTTTTTAAGGGTTTTGTATTGACGGGGATTTTATTTATCATTCTTGTCATCCTGGCTGTAGTTGGATTTATTATTTGGAAGAAAAAAGCCCTAAATAAAATTGTATCATAA
- a CDS encoding 4'-phosphopantetheinyl transferase family protein encodes MNFYTYKFRPFHTIIIVFRWKHFLETMFLRKLFLSDKEKVFFLSLSEKRKIEFLSIRYVLKYIGIKINIFYNEKRKPFLFPEGKYISLSHSFEKIAIAISSYHIGIDIEKLRKDKKIIRIKKKFIRDDESIFIPKNYEEDYLHIIWGIKESLYKLEGGIFYSFLDHYKVSPFCIQKDSYVSCWILKKYYSKRFYAFYRKIEEHYLVYIIDDK; translated from the coding sequence ATGAATTTCTATACCTATAAATTTCGTCCCTTTCATACGATTATCATAGTTTTTAGATGGAAACATTTTTTAGAAACTATGTTTTTAAGAAAACTTTTTCTATCAGATAAAGAGAAGGTATTTTTTTTATCATTATCAGAAAAACGAAAAATAGAATTTTTAAGTATTCGTTATGTTTTGAAATATATAGGCATAAAAATAAATATTTTTTATAATGAAAAAAGAAAACCTTTTCTTTTTCCTGAAGGAAAATATATTTCTTTAAGTCATTCTTTTGAAAAAATAGCCATAGCTATAAGTTCTTATCATATAGGAATTGATATAGAAAAATTACGAAAAGACAAGAAAATAATAAGAATAAAGAAAAAATTTATTAGGGATGATGAATCTATTTTTATTCCTAAAAATTATGAAGAAGATTATTTGCATATTATATGGGGAATTAAAGAAAGTTTATATAAACTAGAAGGAGGAATTTTTTACAGTTTTTTAGATCATTATAAAGTTTCTCCTTTTTGTATTCAAAAGGATTCTTATGTATCATGCTGGATACTTAAAAAATACTATAGTAAGCGATTTTATGCTTTCTATAGAAAAATAGAAGAACATTACTTAGTTTACATTATAGATGATAAATAA
- a CDS encoding Mrp/NBP35 family ATP-binding protein, protein MKKKIEKALENVIIIDNKNIIESGWVRKIDFINNEIKIYLSLSNPSMHIRNKLIKDITHSIKNKNILETIHIKIEIKSDTKIKPEIKNIIAIASGKGGVGKSTIATNIAVSLVQMGFHVGLLDADIYGPSIPLMFNLEEDSVNLQQKNGIMNPIMSYGVKILSIGFFSKYGEAIVWRGPMVTKVLRQFMHETNWGKLDFLIVDLPPGTGDIHLSLLQEIPLKGIVIVSTSQKIALSDVNRSVGMFRIRSIYVPILGIIENMSYVLSKGTKEKCYFFGKNGVRDFSKEMNLFFLGEIPMLQNIREYSDLGIPVILKNENVRNIFIKIAKNIINQLQK, encoded by the coding sequence ATGAAAAAAAAAATTGAAAAAGCGTTAGAAAATGTTATTATAATTGATAATAAAAATATTATTGAATCTGGTTGGGTCAGAAAGATAGATTTCATAAATAATGAAATAAAAATATATTTGAGTTTATCCAATCCATCTATGCATATAAGAAACAAACTTATAAAAGATATTACACATTCTATAAAAAATAAAAATATTTTAGAGACAATACATATAAAAATAGAAATCAAATCAGATACAAAAATAAAACCTGAAATAAAAAATATAATTGCTATAGCTTCTGGAAAAGGAGGAGTAGGAAAATCTACAATAGCTACAAATATTGCTGTTTCTTTAGTTCAAATGGGGTTTCATGTTGGATTATTGGATGCGGATATTTATGGTCCTTCTATTCCATTAATGTTTAATCTTGAAGAAGATTCCGTAAATTTACAACAAAAAAATGGAATTATGAATCCTATTATGAGTTATGGGGTAAAAATTCTATCTATAGGTTTTTTTTCAAAATATGGAGAGGCTATTGTTTGGAGAGGCCCCATGGTAACCAAAGTTTTGAGACAATTTATGCATGAAACTAATTGGGGAAAATTAGATTTCTTAATTGTAGATTTACCACCAGGAACAGGGGATATTCATTTATCTCTTTTGCAAGAGATTCCATTAAAAGGGATTGTTATAGTAAGTACATCTCAAAAGATAGCTTTGTCGGATGTGAATCGATCTGTGGGAATGTTTCGGATTAGATCGATTTATGTCCCTATACTTGGAATTATAGAAAATATGTCTTATGTTCTTTCAAAAGGAACTAAAGAAAAATGCTATTTTTTTGGAAAAAATGGAGTAAGAGATTTTTCCAAAGAAATGAATCTTTTTTTTCTTGGAGAAATTCCTATGTTACAAAACATACGAGAATATTCAGATTTAGGAATTCCTGTAATTTTAAAAAACGAGAATGTTAGAAATATTTTTATAAAAATTGCAAAAAATATCATCAACCAATTGCAGAAATAA
- a CDS encoding purine-nucleoside phosphorylase, with the protein MSMTITLEESKQYIQNKIKEKPDFGILLLGSQFDKLIEEIKNPICIFYEDIPLFSKKNLYGKFLFGKIEDKNVVFLIEHEENRKNNLTIVLCKNIGINKLILINISGGVNPNYKMGDVMFVKDHINFFPENPDIKEFIKNRFFEITEPYDPKMIEIAENIAMNHNIIIQKGVYVACPYPNYKTYAEYAMIRSMGGDSVGTNMVTDVITAKCMNLRVFAMSIVMGLYEKTKNKHNSDEINVLNPFNQETEKSISILILILKEFIKFCL; encoded by the coding sequence ATGTCAATGACTATAACTTTAGAAGAATCAAAACAATACATACAAAACAAAATAAAAGAAAAACCTGATTTTGGAATTTTATTATTAGGAAGTCAGTTCGATAAACTGATAGAGGAGATAAAAAATCCTATATGCATTTTTTATGAAGACATCCCCCTTTTTTCAAAAAAAAATTTATATGGAAAATTTTTATTTGGTAAAATCGAAGATAAAAATGTAGTATTTTTAATAGAACATGAAGAAAATAGAAAAAATAATTTAACAATTGTATTGTGTAAAAATATAGGAATAAATAAATTAATATTGATTAATATTTCTGGTGGAGTAAATCCAAATTACAAAATGGGTGATGTAATGTTTGTTAAGGATCATATTAATTTTTTTCCTGAAAATCCTGATATAAAAGAATTTATAAAAAATAGATTTTTTGAAATCACAGAACCATATGATCCAAAAATGATAGAAATTGCAGAAAATATTGCTATGAATCATAATATCATTATTCAGAAAGGAGTATATGTTGCTTGTCCTTATCCTAATTATAAAACCTATGCAGAATATGCAATGATCCGATCTATGGGGGGGGATAGTGTAGGAACGAATATGGTAACAGATGTCATAACAGCTAAATGTATGAATTTACGAGTCTTTGCTATGTCCATTGTTATGGGTTTATATGAAAAAACTAAAAATAAACATAATTCCGATGAAATAAATGTTTTAAACCCATTTAATCAAGAAACAGAAAAATCTATATCTATCCTAATATTAATATTAAAAGAATTTATCAAATTTTGTTTATAA
- the murB gene encoding UDP-N-acetylmuramate dehydrogenase — translation MLIKKNFSLKKFNTFGINVYARFFVEVKSIEDFQKSFDIYPYISKLFLGNGSNILFLKNYYPGLVIKMGIKGKKVIKENENQAIVKAYAGENWNEFVNWTIQKGLSGLENLSFIPGTVGAAPIQNIGAYGVEVKDTLIKVEAYEIDNRKIREFTREECKLQYRYSFFKHYKNKFLILSVFFLLRKKYKQLNTSYVEIQKELENMNIKTPTIHNLRKAIFNIRQRKIPNPKKIGNAGSFFTNPIVGVLNFKKLKHQYPTITGYRISNHKIKLSANSLIENIGWKEKKIGNVGIYKKKPVILVNYGKATGMEIYSFSEKITKNIKKKFGIPLSREVNVIQ, via the coding sequence ATGTTAATTAAAAAAAATTTTTCTCTAAAAAAATTCAATACATTTGGAATAAATGTTTATGCTCGTTTTTTTGTAGAAGTGAAAAGTATAGAAGACTTTCAAAAAAGTTTTGATATATATCCATATATATCAAAACTTTTTTTAGGAAATGGAAGTAATATTTTATTTTTAAAAAATTATTATCCGGGACTAGTAATAAAAATGGGAATAAAAGGAAAAAAAGTGATCAAAGAAAATGAGAATCAAGCCATTGTTAAAGCTTATGCTGGAGAGAATTGGAATGAATTTGTAAACTGGACAATCCAAAAAGGATTGAGTGGGTTAGAAAATTTATCATTTATTCCTGGGACAGTTGGAGCTGCCCCCATTCAAAATATTGGAGCATATGGAGTAGAAGTAAAAGACACTTTAATAAAAGTAGAAGCATATGAAATAGATAATAGAAAAATAAGAGAATTTACACGTGAAGAATGTAAATTACAATATCGTTATTCTTTTTTTAAACATTATAAAAATAAATTTCTGATTCTATCTGTTTTTTTTCTTTTAAGAAAGAAATATAAACAATTAAATACATCTTATGTGGAAATTCAAAAAGAATTAGAAAATATGAATATTAAAACGCCTACTATTCACAATTTAAGGAAAGCTATTTTTAATATTAGACAAAGAAAAATTCCAAATCCAAAAAAAATTGGAAATGCTGGTAGTTTTTTTACTAATCCCATAGTCGGGGTATTGAATTTTAAAAAACTAAAACATCAATACCCCACTATTACAGGTTATAGAATTTCTAATCATAAAATAAAATTATCTGCTAATTCATTAATTGAAAATATAGGATGGAAAGAAAAAAAAATTGGAAATGTAGGAATATATAAAAAAAAACCTGTCATTTTAGTAAACTATGGAAAAGCGACTGGAATGGAGATATATTCTTTTTCAGAAAAAATAACAAAAAATATAAAAAAAAAGTTCGGTATTCCTTTATCCAGAGAAGTAAATGTCATACAATAA
- a CDS encoding YtxH domain-containing protein, whose product MKKGGSFFWGVILGTMAGLIVGMILTPKKEEKIKNILEKKTEELRDNLQEIGKKIGKRVHKIKSDFKSKWKKNKIEKMDQVEDELGT is encoded by the coding sequence ATGAAAAAAGGAGGAAGTTTTTTTTGGGGAGTTATTTTAGGAACAATGGCAGGTTTAATAGTAGGAATGATATTAACTCCAAAAAAAGAGGAAAAAATAAAAAATATATTAGAAAAAAAAACAGAAGAATTAAGAGATAATTTACAGGAAATTGGTAAAAAAATCGGAAAAAGAGTACATAAGATTAAATCAGACTTTAAATCTAAGTGGAAAAAAAATAAAATAGAAAAAATGGATCAAGTAGAAGATGAATTAGGAACTTAA
- the rlmB gene encoding 23S rRNA (guanosine(2251)-2'-O)-methyltransferase RlmB, giving the protein MKKLEIVYGIHPLIEAIIAKKTIKKLFFKKGLKQISNAYKKLINLSKKEHIPVQIVSKKQFFQLKNKNHQGVFAILSPIETYHIEDLLPIFYEKGKNPLLIILDRITDVRNFGSIIRTSACAGVDAIIIPKKDTAMIGSDSIKTSSGALFKVPICKEENILNTIEFLTNSGLKIVSATEKSNIYWYNIDFSGPTALILGNEEKGISSKYLKISYEKAKIPTIKGVSSLNVSVACGVILYEIFRQRKYKSKTHF; this is encoded by the coding sequence ATGAAAAAATTAGAAATCGTTTACGGAATACATCCATTGATAGAAGCGATTATAGCTAAAAAAACTATTAAAAAGCTTTTTTTTAAAAAAGGGTTGAAACAAATATCAAATGCGTACAAAAAATTAATAAATCTTTCCAAAAAAGAGCATATTCCAGTTCAAATTGTTTCGAAAAAACAATTTTTTCAACTGAAAAATAAAAATCATCAAGGAGTTTTTGCTATTCTTTCTCCTATAGAAACTTATCATATAGAAGATTTGCTTCCTATATTTTATGAAAAAGGGAAAAATCCACTTTTGATCATTCTAGATAGAATTACAGATGTAAGAAATTTTGGATCTATAATACGTACTTCTGCATGCGCAGGAGTAGATGCTATCATTATTCCAAAAAAAGATACAGCAATGATTGGATCTGATTCTATCAAAACTTCTTCAGGTGCTTTATTTAAAGTTCCAATATGTAAAGAAGAAAATATATTGAACACAATAGAATTTTTAACGAACTCGGGATTAAAAATTGTCTCTGCTACAGAAAAATCCAATATATATTGGTACAATATTGATTTTTCAGGTCCAACTGCTTTAATACTAGGAAATGAAGAAAAAGGAATTTCTTCAAAATATTTAAAAATTTCCTACGAAAAAGCAAAAATACCAACAATAAAAGGAGTTTCCTCTTTAAACGTTTCTGTAGCTTGTGGGGTTATTTTATATGAAATTTTCAGACAAAGAAAATATAAATCTAAAACTCACTTTTAA
- the pheS gene encoding phenylalanine--tRNA ligase subunit alpha, with protein MDKKIDQAKEKIKCFHIKTYNDSETFRIQFLGKKKGILTILFKELKQTSIHERKTYGKIINELKKEVKNKIKIFKLKNDFQNEKILKFDPTIPGESIEIGSRHPISLIKERIITLLTRIGFIYVDGPEIEDDWHNFTALNIPIYHPSRDMQDTFFLCKKNQEILLRTHTSSVQIRYMKKHSPPFRVLSIGKVYRNETISSCSNFMFHQAEGFYIDKKVSFSDLKQTIHYLISSFFGEVKIRFRPSYFPFTEPSAEVDIYCNSGWLEIMGCGMIDPKVLKNVNIDSEIYSGFAFGLGIERLSLIIYQMKDIRIYFNNDIRFLKQFKSEF; from the coding sequence ATGGATAAAAAAATAGATCAAGCAAAAGAAAAAATCAAATGTTTTCACATTAAAACATATAATGACTCAGAAACATTCAGAATTCAATTTTTAGGGAAAAAAAAGGGAATTTTAACAATTTTATTTAAAGAATTAAAACAAACTTCTATTCATGAAAGAAAAACTTATGGAAAAATTATTAATGAGTTAAAAAAAGAAGTTAAAAATAAAATAAAGATTTTTAAGTTAAAAAATGATTTTCAAAATGAAAAAATACTAAAATTCGATCCTACTATACCGGGTGAATCTATAGAAATAGGTTCAAGACATCCTATATCTCTTATAAAAGAGAGAATAATAACCCTTTTAACAAGGATAGGATTCATTTATGTAGATGGCCCTGAAATAGAAGATGATTGGCATAATTTTACAGCCTTAAATATTCCTATTTATCATCCATCTAGAGATATGCAAGATACATTTTTTTTGTGCAAAAAAAATCAAGAGATTTTGTTACGTACACACACTTCTTCTGTACAAATACGGTATATGAAAAAACATAGCCCTCCTTTTCGTGTATTGTCTATCGGAAAAGTATATAGGAATGAAACCATTTCTTCCTGTTCCAATTTCATGTTTCATCAAGCGGAAGGATTTTATATAGACAAAAAAGTTTCTTTTTCTGATTTAAAACAAACGATCCATTATTTAATCAGTTCTTTTTTTGGAGAAGTAAAGATTAGATTTCGTCCTTCTTATTTTCCTTTTACAGAGCCTAGTGCTGAAGTAGATATATATTGTAATAGTGGATGGCTAGAAATCATGGGTTGTGGAATGATAGATCCAAAAGTTTTGAAAAATGTAAATATTGATTCAGAAATTTATTCTGGATTTGCTTTTGGATTGGGAATTGAACGTTTATCTCTAATAATTTATCAAATGAAAGATATTCGAATTTATTTTAATAATGATATTCGTTTTTTAAAACAATTTAAAAGTGAGTTTTAG
- a CDS encoding CvpA family protein, with protein MLDIIIIIIILYGGYHGYKKGLISQLFIFMIFFMLILKGFYIFSFVKEILKEVNIVSKKSYQFIIYSIIISLFSIIVIAFITKKIIEFIMIITWMKPIDRLGGGILGMIKCFFCLSICILLLKEANKKIHLFSYNFLQNSFEKEFQFLLYQKGSLLNKLKELYFKFYEF; from the coding sequence ATGTTAGATATAATTATTATAATTATAATTTTATATGGTGGATATCATGGATATAAAAAAGGATTAATTTCTCAATTATTCATATTTATGATATTTTTTATGTTGATTCTCAAAGGATTTTATATTTTCTCTTTTGTTAAAGAAATCTTAAAAGAAGTCAATATAGTAAGCAAAAAATCCTATCAATTTATAATTTATTCTATAATAATTTCTCTTTTTTCTATTATTGTTATAGCTTTTATAACTAAAAAAATTATAGAATTTATAATGATAATCACATGGATGAAACCTATAGATAGATTAGGGGGTGGAATATTAGGTATGATTAAATGTTTTTTTTGTCTTTCAATATGTATTCTTTTACTAAAAGAAGCTAATAAAAAAATACATCTCTTTTCTTATAATTTTTTACAAAATTCCTTTGAAAAAGAATTTCAATTTCTTTTATATCAAAAAGGATCTTTATTGAATAAATTGAAAGAGTTATATTTTAAATTTTATGAATTTTAA
- a CDS encoding LuxE/PaaK family acyltransferase produces the protein MNFKKKIFSILSKKEFDNLTWDIFHYQIKNNEIYKNYLKSLDINPFEIKNISKIPFLPISFFKTHRILSTNITDCYDIIFTSSGTDGLRSKHYVQNLSIYIDSIKKGFEFFYGPIEKFKFLGFFPTNRKDSSLIYMIKYLIQKTKKNGSYFVPYTSYKDPHLIPNKKDKNIFIFGLSFSLLDFIEKYNHIKKNEYRNKVIIMETGGMKGRRKEIIREELHNNLKKFFCVKEIHSEYGMTELLSQAYAKKNGIFQCPPWMKIYIRDPEDPFIHVENNKIGGIDIIDLSNYLSCPFISTQDLGKKINDNEFEVLGRMDFSDMRGCNLMTPIF, from the coding sequence ATGAATTTTAAAAAAAAAATTTTTTCTATTTTATCAAAAAAAGAATTTGATAATTTGACATGGGATATATTCCATTATCAAATTAAAAATAATGAAATTTATAAAAATTATCTTAAATCCTTAGATATTAATCCATTTGAAATCAAAAATATATCTAAAATTCCTTTTTTACCTATTTCTTTTTTTAAAACGCATCGTATTTTGAGTACTAATATAACGGATTGTTACGATATCATTTTTACCAGCAGTGGAACTGATGGTCTCAGAAGTAAACATTATGTCCAAAATTTGAGTATTTATATTGATAGTATTAAAAAAGGTTTTGAATTTTTTTATGGGCCGATAGAAAAATTTAAGTTTTTAGGATTTTTTCCCACAAATAGGAAAGACTCTTCTTTAATTTATATGATAAAATATTTGATACAAAAAACTAAAAAAAATGGAAGTTATTTTGTCCCTTATACTTCTTATAAAGATCCCCATCTTATTCCCAATAAAAAGGATAAAAATATTTTTATTTTTGGACTTAGCTTTTCTTTATTAGATTTTATAGAAAAATATAATCATATTAAAAAAAATGAATATAGAAACAAAGTTATAATTATGGAAACAGGTGGGATGAAAGGAAGAAGAAAAGAAATCATTAGAGAAGAATTACACAATAATTTAAAAAAATTTTTTTGTGTAAAGGAAATTCATTCGGAATATGGGATGACAGAATTGCTTTCTCAAGCATATGCCAAAAAAAACGGAATATTTCAATGTCCTCCTTGGATGAAAATATATATCAGAGATCCTGAAGATCCTTTTATACATGTAGAAAACAATAAAATAGGAGGAATTGATATTATCGATTTATCAAATTATTTATCTTGTCCTTTTATTTCTACCCAAGATTTGGGGAAAAAAATCAATGATAATGAATTCGAAGTATTAGGAAGAATGGATTTTTCAGACATGCGAGGATGTAATCTAATGACACCCATTTTCTAG